In Zingiber officinale cultivar Zhangliang chromosome 8B, Zo_v1.1, whole genome shotgun sequence, a single genomic region encodes these proteins:
- the LOC122016149 gene encoding protein RETICULATA-RELATED 1, chloroplastic-like, with product MALHAATAPPPQPMALHRPRTTSPATSLSPYPCIPLLRIRPFLLSPAKLRLRMPCSVPRITASATAAPVGPDFMDALERCFSLPSVAEASFCSSPAATPAASMPMMKGGKYGAIGAVTLEKSRLDLSKKSMRSNPETAIGGGGGDIGKKIFHGGGGGDDGGDDDDDDYFDDFDEGDEGDDGGLFRRRIVFQELFDRKFVDSVLQEWYKSMIDLPAGLRQAYELGLVSSAQMVQFLAFNARPTVTRAVSRSTPEWLSRAFIGRMIADPSFLYKLILEESVTCAYSAWWEFKNRKERIKQEWHLALLNILTVMTCNGIIVWSLAPCRSYGNTFRTDLQNSIQKLPNNIFEKDYLMREFDLQKRVYSFFYKAAEFSLLGSTARTVQSGLSNFFSSKKDERLSVTVPSVSTNALGYGAYLGFYANLRYQILNGVDRAMINHFDVLKVAFCFSTALRILNAHLGEASRRAWLGVEADTLSQSDNLPKPYNKPSNAIEAPSSKWHISNHTVMMGLWLPGLKQGRDEPDSIPSKPHRKRTIRRKANASSS from the exons ATGGCATTGCACGCCGCGACCGCCCCGCCGCCGCAACCCATGGCCCTCCACCGTCCCAGAACGACCTCTCCGGCCACCTCGCTCTCTCCCTACCCATGCATTCCTCTTCTCAGAATCCGTCCGTTCTTACTCTCCCCCGCCAAACTCCGCCTTAGGATGCCCTGCTCCGTGCCTAGAATCACCGCCTCGGCCACCGCGGCGCCTGTTGGTCCTGACTTCATGGATGCGCTCGAGCGGTGTTTCTCTCTTCCGTCGGTGGCCGAGGCTTCCTTCTGCTCCTCGCCGGCCGCTACTCCCGCAGCCTCGATGCCGATGATGAAAGGGGGGAAATATGGGGCCATCGGTGCGGTGACCTTGGAGAAGTCCAGGCTTGATCTTTCTAAGAAGTCTATGAGATCCAACCCCGAG ACGGCAATTGGTGGCGGAGGTGGAGATATTGGAAAGAAAATTTTTCATGGTGGGGGTGGAGGAGatgatggtggtgatgatgatgatgatgattactTTGATGACTTCGATGAAGGAGATGAAGGAGATGATGGTGGATTATTTAGAAGGCGCATAGTGTTTCAAGAG CTTTTTGACAGGAAATTTGTAGACTCTGTGCTTCAGGAGTGGTATAAAAGCATGATAGACTTGCCTGCTGGCCTTCGACAAGCTTATGAATTG GGATTAGTGAGTTCTGCTCAAATGGTCCAATTCTTGGCATTTAATGCAAGGCCAACAGTTACAAGAGCTGTCTCTCGAAGCACTCCTGAATGGTTATCCAGAGCATTCATTGGAAG GATGATTGCAGATCCATCATTTTTATATAAACTAATTCTAGAAGAGAGTGTGACTTGTGCCTATTCTGCTTGGTGGGAATTCAAGAATCGAAAAGAGAG GATTAAACAAGAATGGCATTTGGCACTCCTAAATATTCTAACCGTCATGACTTGTAATGGAATTATCGTTTGGTCTCTTGCACCATGTCGCTCATATGGGAATACATTCCGGACTGACTTACAAAACAGTATTCAGAAACTTCCTAACAACATATTTGAGAAGGACTATCTCATGAGGGAATTTGACTTACAGAAAAGAGTTTATTCTTTCTTCTACAAAGCTGCTGAGTTTTCTCTACTTGGATCTACTGCACGAACTGTTCAAAGTGGTCTATCAAACTTTTTTTCTTCCAAGAAGGATGAGAG GTTGTCAGTGACCGTCCCTTCTGTAAGCACCAACGCTCTTGGATATGGCGCCTATTTAGGGTTTTATGCAAATCTGCGTTATCAGATTTTGAATGGAGTTGATAGAGCTATGATCAATCACTTTGATGTTCTAAAGGTTGCTTTCTGTTTTAGCACAGCATTGAG AATTTTGAATGCTCATCTTGGGGAGGCATCCAGGCGAGCTTGGCTAGGGGTGGAAGCAGATACTCTATCTCAGTCAGATAATTTACCGAAACCGTACAACAAACCATCAAATGCTATAGAAGCTCCATCATCAAAGTGGCATATCTCGAATCACACTGTCATGATGGGTCTCTGGTTACCGGGTCTCAAGCAGGGAAGAGATGAACCAGACTCCATACCCTCGAAACCACACCGAAAGCGAACCATCAGAAGAAAAGCAAATGCTTCCTCCTCCTAG